In the genome of Acetobacter oryzifermentans, one region contains:
- a CDS encoding 5-(carboxyamino)imidazole ribonucleotide synthase, with the protein MTFSHSPLKPNAVIGIVGGGQLGRMSAIAAARLGFRTHILTTEANGPAAQVSHAVTCGKYDDPVALDAFASAVDVVTFEFENISADALDLLATHCPVHPSGHILRISQDRLAEKTFFASAGIPLAPWHAVTDLKTLHEAAEKVCLPLILKTTRNGYDGKGQRRVHHIHDLEDAFNALAPHPLVAEGMVDFACEISVMVVRSADGTVRCFDPALNRHWNGILDLTLAPAPIDPNIAAEAVKLATTIAEKLELVGILGVEMFVDRTGNLLVNEMAPRPHNSGHWTMNACPQDQFDMHIRAVAGLPLPHAVRHSDAIMKNLVGPEDMALLPQIMATQGFIPHLYGKKEARVGRKMGHVNILFPYGALPGNLGIQDALGPLATKTAAPEPKEDTAAS; encoded by the coding sequence ATGACCTTCTCACATTCTCCGCTTAAGCCCAATGCCGTTATCGGCATTGTGGGCGGTGGCCAGCTTGGCCGTATGTCTGCCATTGCAGCTGCACGCCTTGGGTTTCGCACACATATTCTGACAACCGAGGCCAATGGCCCGGCGGCTCAGGTTTCTCACGCTGTAACATGCGGCAAGTATGATGATCCGGTAGCACTGGATGCATTTGCCAGCGCGGTTGATGTTGTAACTTTTGAGTTTGAAAACATCAGTGCAGATGCGTTGGACCTTTTGGCCACACACTGTCCTGTGCATCCTTCGGGCCATATTTTGCGCATCAGCCAAGATAGACTGGCTGAAAAAACTTTTTTTGCTTCTGCTGGCATCCCATTAGCACCGTGGCACGCGGTCACAGACCTAAAAACCCTACATGAAGCCGCAGAAAAAGTTTGCTTACCGCTGATTCTCAAAACTACCCGCAATGGATATGATGGCAAAGGCCAGCGCCGCGTGCACCATATCCATGATCTGGAAGATGCTTTTAACGCCTTGGCACCACATCCTCTGGTTGCAGAAGGTATGGTAGATTTTGCCTGCGAAATTAGCGTTATGGTGGTGCGCAGTGCCGATGGTACGGTGCGGTGTTTTGATCCAGCGCTCAACCGGCACTGGAATGGTATTCTAGACCTTACACTAGCTCCGGCCCCTATTGATCCAAACATTGCCGCGGAGGCCGTAAAACTGGCCACCACTATTGCAGAAAAACTGGAATTGGTTGGCATTCTGGGCGTTGAGATGTTTGTTGATCGCACCGGCAACCTGTTGGTGAACGAAATGGCCCCCCGCCCCCATAATTCGGGCCACTGGACCATGAACGCCTGCCCACAGGATCAGTTTGACATGCACATCCGTGCAGTTGCGGGGCTGCCTTTACCCCATGCTGTGCGCCATTCTGATGCCATCATGAAAAATCTGGTTGGGCCGGAAGATATGGCTCTGTTGCCACAAATTATGGCTACTCAAGGCTTTATTCCGCACTTATACGGCAAGAAAGAAGCCCGCGTTGGCCGTAAAATGGGGCATGTGAATATTCTGTTCCCCTACGGCGCACTTCCCGGCAATTTGGGTATTCAGGATGC
- the purE gene encoding 5-(carboxyamino)imidazole ribonucleotide mutase, whose protein sequence is MSETAPLPSASDALDDKAASAPVVGIIMGSQSDWETMRHADGLLTELEIPHETLIVSAHRTPDRLADYARTAAERGLNVIIAGAGGAAHLPGMCAAWTRLPVLGVPVESRALKGMDSLLSIVQMPGGVPVGTLAIGASGAKNAALLAASILALHNPALAARLETWRALQTASVPNSPITEDK, encoded by the coding sequence GTGAGCGAAACCGCCCCCCTGCCCTCCGCTTCCGATGCTTTAGATGACAAAGCAGCCTCTGCCCCAGTTGTGGGGATTATCATGGGCAGCCAGTCAGATTGGGAAACCATGCGCCATGCGGATGGATTGCTGACCGAGCTGGAAATCCCGCATGAAACCCTAATTGTTTCAGCACATCGCACACCAGATCGGCTGGCTGATTACGCACGCACAGCAGCCGAACGCGGGCTAAACGTCATTATTGCTGGTGCTGGCGGGGCTGCGCATCTGCCGGGTATGTGCGCGGCATGGACACGCCTGCCCGTTTTAGGTGTTCCGGTAGAATCCCGCGCACTTAAAGGCATGGACAGCCTGCTTTCTATTGTGCAGATGCCCGGTGGCGTGCCCGTGGGCACTTTGGCTATTGGTGCATCCGGGGCAAAAAATGCAGCCTTGCTGGCAGCCTCCATTCTGGCGCTGCACAATCCGGCCCTTGCTGCGCGGCTTGAAACATGGCGTGCATTGCAAACAGCCTCTGTCCCCAACTCCCCCATTACCGAAGATAAATGA
- a CDS encoding YdcH family protein: MTRLSRIESLKSRHFRIDQKIMSEGGRPRPDERVLMCLKLQKLRIKEEIERLSV; the protein is encoded by the coding sequence ATGACACGCCTTTCAAGGATCGAGAGTCTTAAATCGCGCCATTTCCGTATTGATCAGAAAATTATGAGCGAAGGTGGACGCCCCAGACCAGACGAGCGCGTGCTGATGTGCTTAAAATTACAAAAGCTACGAATAAAGGAAGAAATAGAGCGCCTTTCGGTTTAA
- a CDS encoding YdcH family protein — MLRDRDLLLAQLHELRSEHRDLDTVISRMGHETTFIDQLYLQRLKKRKLLLKDQITKVESLLIPDDIA; from the coding sequence ATGCTGCGAGATCGCGATTTACTGCTTGCCCAACTGCATGAACTGCGTAGTGAACACAGAGATCTGGATACAGTTATCAGCCGGATGGGGCATGAAACCACCTTTATTGATCAACTATATCTCCAGCGGCTTAAAAAGCGTAAACTCCTGTTAAAAGATCAGATCACCAAGGTTGAAAGCCTTCTGATCCCTGATGATATCGCCTAA